One part of the Verrucomicrobiia bacterium genome encodes these proteins:
- a CDS encoding immunoglobulin domain-containing protein, with the protein MNFSRPGLIACLALINFALSARGGVAPSIISGPVGRVAPAGTNIAFSVTADGTAPLLYQWYFNSNAIPDETNATLLLTNVQSANAGPYFVTVSNDFGATNSGVANLVVNNAAPIFWSQPQGMSTWPGSAALLSAGYVGSTPLTLQWRLNGVDLPGATNAALALPNVQFSDGGSYVLLASNAYGTRLTTPAPLNVAELAAWGAGAASVVTLTNYGQSFPPNGLSNLLAVAAGGWHSLALLPNGRVAAWGYNNVGQINNFIPATNVAAIAAGWEHNLVLRSNGTLAAWGYTAYSLTQITAAMTNVAAIAAGWLHNVAVRSNTTVFAWGLNAYGQTNVPPGLSNVVAVAAGYGHSLALKADGQVVAWGLNTSGQTNVPADLSDVVAIAAGASNSLALTVDGTVVAWGANDYGQSTVPAGLSNVIAIAAGGAHALALQNDGTTVAWGLDNHQQATVPASLPTVAGIAAGQFHSLGLLTDNSPHFVRRPLDHLGYENNPAYLSAAACGLAPLHYQWLRGVTAVEGATNATLSLASAQLGDTGTYQLVVTNDLGAITSTPVALTILSSRPYFVIQPTNYVTLAGTNATFSALATSPWGSSYQWQFNGANLPNETNATLTLVNVQLVNEGSYSVVASNLNGSITSSNAYLDVLTLPEALNATNLTWNTFGDVLWKPAFSPAYANPGVGLCGPLTPTQQGFLQTTVVGPGTLSFAWQAPVYANLNFELDGLQQGFVQMSSTWQPRTYYLSAGSHVLTWIASLSFTPFGSGYGYLDAVTFTPGATPVTLTAQPASKTLPAGTNAIFSVGAAGTPPLSYQWSFNGTNLPGATGASLALHDIQAGATGTYRVTVSNDYGGQSSTNFSLVVTPAAPVLLTQPIAQQMLVGGAVLFSGTAQGTQPITYQWRRNGVDLPGATNTLLMLADVQLTDAADYSLSASNVIAETVSSNACLFVYELPDLVSALGGTGITWSTDTNAPWFPQTNVTHDGVLAGQSGALATNSQSSVLTGVVNGPATVTFWWKVSCDSFWSGLSFLVNGVGQATIAGDVDWQPQSFLIGPGPQTLQWNLTRGTFGSATDRGWVDEVEITPGWVPVALTAQPSNFTAMAGNAVTFGVAATGTPPLRYQWQFEGASLANATNATLTLVNVQSNNIGNYSVVVSNDYSGATSTNALLSVSSSGPVLTAQPADRLTTFNNTTTFSVGVKGSNPLRYQWLFNSNAIADATNASLVLTGLQPANVGDYRVVVSNEFGSVTTSNAHLNLARMVVLDFLPTPLNTRPTPADLTNLIAIAAGTGHSLALRDDGTVTAWGNNTFGQTNIPTGLADVVAIAAGSSHNVALKADGTVVAWGDNTYGQTMVPPGLSGVRAIAGASSYNLALKDDGTVVGWGQNNYGQLNIPPGLSNVVAIAAGNFNGAAVKLDGKVVVWGQNPYGQGVPQAGISNVVGVALSGSRGWGLFQDASVSGWGFAAFNNWENIAALSATGNDPSTDYVVLLTYDGTIIQSSTFHYNLPAITGSLQNAVAIAASPNQALVVLNDGTPFLASRLHDRAVLSGATTVFASGVVGAKPLFHQWQFNQGNIPGATNNLLILTNTPLTASGDYRCVVSNALGSLTTPTAHLTVIRSTPRIASASSGFTTNGAFALSLSGLSGHGNIILFTSTNLTDWQPILTNPPVLGSLLLADPSTTNVPVKFYRIEEE; encoded by the coding sequence ATGAACTTTTCACGTCCTGGCCTCATCGCCTGTCTCGCCCTGATCAATTTCGCTTTGTCAGCCCGGGGCGGCGTGGCGCCCAGCATCATCAGCGGTCCCGTCGGCCGCGTCGCGCCCGCCGGCACAAACATCGCATTCAGCGTAACCGCCGACGGGACGGCTCCCCTGCTCTATCAATGGTATTTCAACAGCAACGCCATCCCGGATGAGACAAATGCCACGTTGCTTTTGACCAATGTGCAATCGGCCAATGCCGGGCCGTATTTCGTGACGGTGTCGAACGATTTCGGCGCCACCAACAGCGGCGTCGCGAATTTGGTGGTGAACAACGCCGCGCCGATTTTCTGGTCACAGCCGCAAGGCATGTCAACGTGGCCGGGATCTGCCGCGCTGCTCTCCGCGGGTTATGTTGGCAGCACACCGCTGACGCTTCAGTGGCGTTTGAACGGGGTCGATTTGCCGGGCGCGACGAACGCGGCCCTGGCCCTGCCCAACGTGCAATTCAGCGACGGTGGCAGTTATGTGCTGCTGGCGTCCAACGCCTACGGCACCCGGCTTACCACACCGGCGCCGTTGAACGTCGCGGAATTGGCTGCCTGGGGCGCCGGCGCGGCCAGCGTCGTCACCCTGACCAACTACGGGCAGAGCTTCCCGCCCAACGGCCTGAGCAACCTGCTGGCCGTGGCGGCCGGCGGCTGGCACAGCCTCGCGTTGCTGCCCAATGGCCGGGTGGCAGCGTGGGGCTACAACAACGTCGGCCAGATCAACAACTTCATTCCCGCGACCAACGTGGCCGCCATTGCCGCCGGCTGGGAACACAACCTGGTTCTGCGCAGCAACGGCACGCTGGCGGCCTGGGGTTACACGGCCTACAGCCTGACGCAAATCACCGCCGCCATGACGAACGTCGCCGCCATTGCAGCCGGCTGGTTGCACAACGTCGCCGTTCGCAGCAACACCACCGTGTTTGCCTGGGGATTAAATGCGTATGGCCAGACGAATGTCCCGCCGGGCTTGAGCAACGTCGTGGCGGTGGCCGCCGGCTACGGTCACAGCCTGGCCTTGAAAGCCGACGGCCAAGTGGTCGCCTGGGGACTCAACACCAGCGGGCAAACCAACGTGCCGGCGGATTTGAGCGATGTGGTGGCGATTGCGGCCGGAGCCTCCAACAGCCTCGCCTTGACGGTGGACGGCACCGTCGTCGCGTGGGGCGCCAACGACTACGGGCAAAGCACGGTGCCCGCCGGACTGAGCAACGTCATTGCCATCGCGGCCGGCGGCGCCCATGCGCTCGCCCTCCAAAATGACGGCACAACGGTGGCCTGGGGGCTGGACAATCATCAACAGGCAACGGTGCCCGCCAGCCTGCCGACGGTGGCGGGAATTGCTGCCGGCCAGTTTCACAGCCTAGGTCTGCTCACGGACAATTCGCCTCACTTTGTGCGCCGGCCATTGGATCATCTCGGCTATGAAAACAATCCCGCCTACCTGAGCGCGGCCGCCTGCGGGCTCGCACCGCTGCACTATCAATGGCTCCGCGGCGTAACAGCCGTTGAAGGAGCAACGAACGCCACCCTGAGTCTGGCCAGCGCGCAACTCGGCGACACGGGAACCTACCAACTGGTGGTCACCAACGATCTGGGCGCCATCACCAGCACACCGGTCGCATTGACGATTCTTTCGTCCCGGCCCTACTTCGTCATCCAGCCGACCAATTACGTCACCCTCGCCGGAACCAATGCGACCTTTTCGGCTTTGGCCACCAGCCCTTGGGGCAGCAGCTATCAATGGCAATTCAACGGCGCGAATCTCCCGAATGAGACCAACGCCACGCTGACCCTCGTCAACGTGCAACTGGTCAACGAGGGCTCCTACTCGGTCGTGGCCAGCAACCTCAACGGCAGCATCACGAGTTCGAACGCCTACCTCGACGTCCTCACGCTGCCGGAGGCGCTGAACGCCACAAACCTGACTTGGAACACCTTTGGCGACGTGCTTTGGAAGCCCGCATTTTCGCCGGCCTACGCCAATCCCGGCGTCGGCCTGTGCGGTCCGCTGACGCCCACGCAGCAAGGCTTCTTGCAGACAACGGTCGTCGGCCCCGGCACGTTGAGTTTCGCGTGGCAGGCGCCGGTTTACGCCAACTTGAATTTCGAACTCGACGGTCTCCAACAGGGTTTTGTTCAGATGAGTTCAACGTGGCAGCCGCGGACGTATTATCTCTCCGCGGGCTCGCACGTTCTGACCTGGATTGCCTCCCTGTCCTTCACCCCGTTCGGCTCGGGGTATGGCTATCTGGACGCGGTCACGTTCACACCCGGAGCCACGCCCGTGACGCTCACGGCACAGCCCGCCAGCAAAACATTGCCCGCCGGAACCAATGCGATTTTCAGCGTGGGCGCCGCGGGCACTCCGCCCTTGAGCTACCAATGGAGTTTCAACGGCACCAATCTGCCCGGTGCCACCGGAGCTTCGCTGGCCCTCCATGACATTCAGGCCGGCGCCACCGGCACCTACCGCGTAACCGTCAGTAATGACTACGGTGGACAATCGAGCACCAACTTTTCGCTCGTCGTTACGCCAGCCGCGCCCGTTCTGTTGACCCAGCCAATCGCCCAGCAGATGCTGGTGGGCGGCGCGGTGCTGTTTAGTGGCACGGCCCAAGGCACCCAGCCCATCACCTACCAATGGCGCCGGAACGGCGTTGATCTGCCGGGCGCCACGAACACCTTGCTGATGCTTGCAGACGTGCAACTGACAGACGCGGCGGATTACTCCTTGTCGGCCAGCAACGTGATCGCCGAAACAGTCAGTTCCAATGCCTGCCTGTTCGTTTACGAACTGCCTGACTTGGTCTCCGCCTTGGGCGGAACCGGCATCACGTGGAGCACCGACACCAACGCGCCCTGGTTTCCTCAAACCAACGTGACGCATGACGGCGTGCTGGCTGGTCAAAGCGGCGCGCTGGCGACAAACAGTCAGTCGTCCGTGCTCACGGGCGTCGTCAACGGTCCTGCAACCGTCACGTTCTGGTGGAAGGTATCCTGCGACAGTTTCTGGAGCGGCCTGAGTTTCCTGGTCAACGGCGTCGGCCAGGCAACCATCGCCGGCGACGTGGATTGGCAGCCGCAATCCTTTTTGATCGGTCCCGGCCCGCAAACCCTGCAATGGAACCTGACCCGCGGCACATTCGGGAGCGCCACGGATCGCGGTTGGGTGGACGAAGTCGAGATCACGCCGGGCTGGGTTCCCGTGGCCTTGACGGCCCAGCCCAGCAACTTCACCGCCATGGCGGGCAACGCGGTAACGTTTGGCGTTGCCGCCACGGGCACCCCGCCGCTGCGTTACCAATGGCAGTTTGAAGGAGCCAGCCTTGCGAATGCCACCAATGCCACGCTCACGCTCGTCAATGTTCAGTCCAACAACATCGGCAATTATTCCGTGGTGGTGAGCAACGATTACAGCGGAGCCACCAGCACCAACGCCCTGCTCTCCGTGTCGTCCTCCGGCCCGGTCCTCACCGCCCAGCCCGCGGACCGCCTCACCACGTTCAACAACACGACCACCTTCTCCGTGGGCGTCAAAGGCTCAAACCCGCTCCGCTACCAGTGGTTGTTCAACAGCAATGCGATTGCTGACGCCACCAACGCGTCGCTGGTGCTGACCGGCCTGCAACCGGCCAATGTCGGCGACTACCGGGTCGTTGTCTCCAATGAATTCGGCAGCGTCACCACCTCAAATGCGCACCTGAACCTGGCCCGGATGGTTGTGCTGGATTTTCTGCCGACTCCTCTAAACACGCGGCCCACCCCGGCCGATCTCACCAACCTCATTGCCATCGCCGCCGGAACGGGACATTCACTGGCCCTGCGGGACGACGGCACCGTGACGGCGTGGGGCAACAACACCTTTGGGCAAACCAATATTCCGACGGGTCTGGCCGACGTTGTCGCCATTGCCGCCGGCTCGTCCCACAACGTTGCCTTGAAGGCGGACGGCACGGTGGTCGCGTGGGGCGACAACACTTATGGGCAGACGATGGTTCCACCCGGCTTGAGCGGCGTCAGGGCCATTGCCGGCGCTTCGAGTTACAATCTTGCCTTGAAGGACGATGGAACGGTCGTGGGCTGGGGACAGAACAACTACGGTCAGTTGAACATTCCCCCGGGCTTGAGCAACGTCGTGGCGATTGCCGCCGGCAATTTCAACGGCGCGGCGGTCAAGCTGGACGGCAAAGTTGTTGTCTGGGGTCAGAACCCCTACGGCCAGGGCGTGCCCCAAGCCGGGATCAGCAACGTCGTCGGTGTGGCCCTCAGCGGCAGCCGGGGCTGGGGACTGTTTCAGGATGCAAGCGTGAGCGGCTGGGGTTTTGCCGCCTTCAACAATTGGGAGAACATCGCCGCCCTAAGCGCCACCGGCAACGACCCCTCCACGGATTACGTTGTCCTGCTGACCTACGACGGAACGATAATCCAAAGTTCGACCTTCCATTACAACCTGCCCGCCATCACCGGCAGTCTGCAAAATGCCGTGGCCATCGCGGCCAGTCCGAATCAAGCCCTCGTTGTGCTCAACGACGGCACGCCGTTTCTGGCCAGTCGCCTGCACGATCGCGCCGTGCTCTCGGGCGCCACGACCGTTTTCGCGTCGGGGGTTGTGGGCGCCAAACCCCTTTTTCACCAATGGCAGTTCAACCAGGGAAACATCCCGGGGGCAACCAACAATCTCCTGATCCTCACCAATACGCCGCTCACCGCCAGCGGGGACTATCGTTGCGTGGTCAGCAACGCGTTGGGCAGCCTGACCACCCCTACGGCACACTTGACGGTGATACGCTCCACGCCCCGGATTGCGTCCGCTTCCTCGGGCTTCACCACGAACGGTGCCTTCGCACTTTCTTTGAGTGGGCTTTCCGGACACGGCAACATCATCTTGTTCACGTCAACGAATCTGACCGATTGGCAGCCGATTCTCACCAACCCGCCCGTGCTGGGCTCCCTGCTGCTCGCCGATCCCAGCACGACAAACGTCCCGGTGAAGTTTTACCGGATCGAAGAGGAATAA
- the chrA gene encoding chromate efflux transporter, whose product MSEAADRDRAGRLGELARLFLKLGTTAFGGPAAHIAMMEDEVVRRRAWLTHAEFLDLLGATNLIPGPNSTELAIHIGHRRAGWPGLLVAGVCFILPAALMVSLIAWAYVQFGRLPEAGGLLYGVKPVIIVIVLQALWRLGRTAVKTKLLAVVGLAAAILNFCGANELIVLFGAGALVALARPWPRKLSRAGAAPWLALAWPASAGGTAASSAAFGLGSMFCFFLKVGSVLFGSGYVLLAFLRADLVDRWHWLTDSQLLDAIAVGQITPGPVFTTATFIGWVLAGAPGAAVATVGIFLPAFFFVAVSGPFVPRLRRSPGAGHFLDGLNVASLALMAVVTWHLGRSSLVDGPTVLLSAVSLTILSFQRINPTWLVLGGAVVGLILH is encoded by the coding sequence GTGAGCGAGGCGGCAGATCGCGATCGCGCCGGCCGGTTGGGCGAACTGGCGCGGTTGTTTCTGAAACTGGGCACCACCGCGTTTGGCGGACCGGCGGCGCATATCGCCATGATGGAGGATGAGGTGGTGCGCCGGCGGGCCTGGCTGACGCACGCAGAATTTCTCGATCTCCTGGGCGCCACGAATCTCATTCCCGGTCCGAACTCAACCGAACTGGCCATCCACATCGGGCACCGGCGCGCCGGCTGGCCGGGACTCCTCGTGGCGGGCGTCTGTTTCATTTTGCCGGCGGCGCTGATGGTCAGCCTGATTGCCTGGGCTTACGTGCAGTTCGGCCGGTTGCCGGAAGCCGGGGGACTCCTTTATGGGGTCAAACCCGTCATCATCGTGATTGTGTTGCAGGCGTTGTGGCGGCTGGGGCGGACCGCGGTGAAAACGAAGCTGCTCGCCGTGGTGGGGCTCGCCGCGGCGATTCTCAATTTTTGCGGCGCCAACGAACTCATCGTGCTCTTTGGAGCCGGCGCGCTGGTGGCGCTGGCGCGGCCATGGCCGCGGAAGCTGTCCCGCGCTGGCGCGGCGCCCTGGCTGGCGCTGGCCTGGCCGGCTTCCGCCGGTGGGACGGCGGCCAGTTCAGCCGCCTTCGGGCTCGGGTCAATGTTCTGCTTCTTCCTCAAGGTGGGCTCCGTGCTGTTCGGCAGCGGTTATGTGTTGCTCGCCTTTTTGCGGGCGGATTTGGTGGACCGCTGGCATTGGCTCACCGACAGCCAGTTGCTTGATGCCATCGCCGTGGGACAGATCACCCCGGGGCCGGTGTTCACGACGGCGACCTTCATTGGGTGGGTGCTTGCGGGTGCGCCCGGCGCGGCGGTGGCCACGGTGGGAATTTTTCTGCCCGCGTTTTTCTTCGTGGCGGTCAGCGGGCCGTTCGTGCCGCGGTTGCGGCGTTCGCCCGGCGCCGGACATTTTCTCGACGGCCTGAACGTGGCATCGCTGGCGTTGATGGCGGTGGTCACATGGCACCTGGGCCGGTCCTCACTGGTGGACGGCCCAACTGTCCTTTTGAGTGCCGTCAGCCTGACGATTTTATCGTTTCAGCGGATCAATCCCACATGGCTCGTCCTCGGCGGCGCGGTGGTGGGGCTGATTCTACACTGA
- a CDS encoding DoxX family protein, giving the protein MSALTQVAKTRAPASVVLIRLLVGTVFFVEGVQKFLYPAALGAGRFAKIGLPWPDVLGPFVGGVETVGGALVLLGLLTRPAAVLLVVDISVAIVTTKIPILLGHSFGGLTLASLPRYGFLSLMHEARTDFSMWLGGLYLILVGAGRWSVDAWLAGRAGASAKHSGNS; this is encoded by the coding sequence ATGAGCGCACTGACCCAGGTTGCGAAGACGCGGGCACCGGCATCGGTCGTGCTCATTCGGCTGCTGGTTGGCACGGTGTTCTTCGTTGAAGGCGTGCAGAAGTTTCTCTACCCGGCGGCGCTGGGGGCCGGGCGCTTCGCCAAAATCGGTCTGCCCTGGCCGGACGTTCTGGGGCCGTTTGTCGGTGGCGTGGAAACGGTGGGCGGCGCGCTGGTGCTGCTGGGCCTGCTCACGCGTCCGGCGGCGGTGCTGCTGGTTGTCGATATTTCAGTCGCCATTGTAACGACGAAGATTCCCATCCTGCTGGGCCACAGCTTCGGCGGTCTGACGCTCGCATCACTGCCGCGCTACGGCTTCCTCAGCCTGATGCACGAGGCACGCACGGATTTTTCCATGTGGTTGGGCGGGCTTTACCTGATTCTTGTCGGCGCCGGCCGCTGGTCGGTGGATGCCTGGCTGGCCGGTCGCGCCGGTGCGTCGGCGAAACATTCCGGAAATTCGTAA
- a CDS encoding DUF190 domain-containing protein, producing the protein MQIPSEAVLLRIFIGESDKWGHQPLYEAIVLKARELHLAGATVLRGPMGFGKASRVHTAKILRLSADLPLVIEIVDAGEKIQSFLPELEKMVGGGLITLEKVTVLHYRSGPDAE; encoded by the coding sequence ATGCAAATCCCAAGCGAAGCCGTTTTGCTCCGCATTTTCATTGGCGAAAGCGACAAGTGGGGACACCAGCCGCTTTATGAGGCCATCGTGCTCAAGGCCCGCGAGCTGCATCTTGCCGGTGCCACGGTCCTGCGTGGCCCGATGGGCTTCGGCAAGGCCAGCCGGGTGCACACCGCCAAAATCCTCCGGCTTTCGGCGGATCTGCCGCTGGTCATTGAAATCGTGGACGCCGGGGAAAAAATTCAAAGCTTCCTCCCGGAGCTGGAAAAAATGGTGGGCGGCGGCCTGATCACGCTGGAAAAGGTCACCGTGCTGCACTACCGCTCCGGACCGGACGCGGAATGA
- the crcB gene encoding fluoride efflux transporter CrcB — protein sequence MTNAVYLWVALGGALGSVGRYWLNGIVAQRFATFPAGTLTVNILGSFIIGVIGALTSPEARMAPESRAFVTQFVMIGICGGFTTFSSFSLQTLNLLRDREWFYAGGNVLLSVVLCLAGTWLGYLFGAWLTAMKGN from the coding sequence ATGACGAATGCCGTCTATTTGTGGGTTGCCTTGGGCGGCGCGCTGGGCAGCGTCGGGCGTTACTGGCTGAACGGCATCGTGGCGCAACGCTTTGCCACCTTCCCGGCGGGCACGCTGACGGTGAACATTCTTGGCTCCTTCATCATCGGGGTCATTGGTGCGTTGACCAGTCCCGAAGCCCGGATGGCGCCCGAATCACGCGCCTTCGTCACGCAGTTTGTGATGATTGGGATCTGCGGCGGTTTTACGACATTTTCCTCGTTCAGCCTGCAAACTCTCAACCTGCTCCGCGACCGCGAATGGTTCTACGCCGGCGGCAACGTGCTGCTGTCCGTGGTGCTCTGCCTGGCCGGCACGTGGCTGGGTTATTTGTTCGGGGCGTGGCTCACGGCGATGAAAGGAAACTGA